Proteins co-encoded in one Pogoniulus pusillus isolate bPogPus1 chromosome 15, bPogPus1.pri, whole genome shotgun sequence genomic window:
- the MRPL42 gene encoding large ribosomal subunit protein mL42 yields the protein MAASLRAVQSSCLRMRSVASCKQALLQSEAVGHACHKSTYSVLPEDYNCKVELAVTSDLKTIVCYHPSLEIPYEHTKPIPRPDPVDNKEESLDQVLKARLNADELKNSTGPTMEELSKMFYTTKHRWYPVGQYHRRRRNLNPPKDR from the exons atggcAGCATCACTTCGAGCTGTGCAGTCCAGCTGCCTGCGGATGCGCTCAGTGGCAAGCTGcaagcaggctctgctgcaga GTGAAGCTGTGGGCCATGCTTGCCATAAATCTACCTACTCTGTTCTCCCTGAAGACTACAACTG CAAAGTGGAGCTGGCAGTGACATCAGATCTGAAGACAATTGTCTGCTACCACCCTTCACTGGAGATTCCATATGAGCATACAAAG CCCATCCCAAGGCCAGACCCAGTGGACAATAAAGAGGAAAGCCTTGATCAAGTCCTGAAAGCTCGACTGAACGCAGATGAGCTGAAGAACAGCACAGGTCCCACGATGGAAGAGCTCAGCAAAATGTTCTACACCACAAAGCATCGCTGGTACCCTGTGGGGCA gTACCACAGAAGACGCAGGAATCTGAATCCTCCTAAAGACCGCTAG